In the genome of Tropicibacter oceani, one region contains:
- a CDS encoding sugar transferase codes for MFDLTITEDNAGVASGRLHRETTATSGRAFRIFKRAFDILGGLLLLPIFLISCLVILALNPFYNKGSLFFVQPRMGKDCKSFNAIKFRSMTAAAQIKRAADEPLETDRITRLGKFMRKSRVDELPQVINVLRGEMSLIGPRPDYYEHAIEYLRMVPGYRERHCVRPGISGLAQTELGYIEGIDATKRKVAADLYYIKNMSVALELWIFWRTIRIVAVRGGS; via the coding sequence TTGTTTGATCTTACCATTACCGAAGACAACGCCGGCGTAGCGTCGGGTCGTCTTCATCGTGAAACTACCGCAACATCGGGTCGCGCATTTCGGATTTTCAAGCGCGCTTTCGATATCCTTGGCGGTCTTCTTCTTTTGCCGATTTTCCTTATTTCCTGTCTCGTCATTCTTGCGCTGAACCCGTTCTACAACAAAGGGTCGCTGTTCTTCGTTCAGCCCCGGATGGGCAAGGATTGCAAAAGCTTCAATGCCATCAAATTCCGCAGCATGACCGCCGCCGCGCAGATCAAGCGCGCCGCGGACGAGCCGCTGGAAACCGATCGCATCACCCGTCTGGGCAAGTTCATGCGCAAATCGCGCGTCGACGAACTGCCCCAGGTGATTAACGTCCTGCGCGGCGAAATGAGCCTGATCGGCCCCCGCCCCGACTATTACGAACATGCGATCGAGTATCTGCGGATGGTTCCGGGTTACCGCGAACGTCATTGCGTGCGTCCGGGCATCAGCGGTCTGGCGCAGACCGAGTTGGGTTACATCGAAGGCATCGACGCCACCAAACGCAAAGTCGCGGCCGACCTCTACTACATCAAGAACATGAGCGTCGCGCTCGAGCTTTGGATCTTTTGGCGCACCATTCGCATTGTCGCGGTGCGCGGCGGATCCTGA
- a CDS encoding KpsF/GutQ family sugar-phosphate isomerase, whose protein sequence is MSQTPSDIARDVLRTESGALVRLADELPGSFDSVVERLLAVQGRVIVSGMGKSGHVAGKIAATFASTGTPAQVVHPGEASHGDLGMITRADAVILISNSGETRELADMIAHCARFAIPLIAMTKKADSTLARAAESVLLLPDAPEACAIGMAPTTSTTMAMALGDALAVAMMQHRGFGRESFAAFHPGGTLGAQLLRVSAVMHKGDELPVVHETTAMSDVLLTMSQKGFGVAALVQGDKLAGIITDGDLRRNMDGLMDRTAGQVATRTPLVTRPDTLLTEALGVMNMSKRTVLLVVEEGHKLVGLLHIHDALRAGVA, encoded by the coding sequence ATGAGTCAAACCCCTTCTGACATCGCCCGCGATGTGCTGCGGACGGAAAGCGGCGCGCTTGTCCGTCTTGCCGATGAACTGCCGGGCAGTTTCGATTCGGTTGTCGAACGGCTGCTGGCCGTGCAGGGCCGTGTGATCGTGTCCGGCATGGGCAAATCCGGCCATGTGGCGGGCAAGATCGCCGCGACCTTTGCCTCGACCGGGACGCCGGCGCAGGTTGTCCATCCCGGTGAGGCCAGCCATGGCGATCTGGGCATGATCACCCGCGCCGACGCCGTGATCCTGATCTCGAATTCCGGTGAAACGCGTGAATTGGCCGATATGATCGCCCATTGCGCCCGCTTTGCCATCCCGCTGATCGCCATGACCAAAAAGGCAGACAGCACGCTGGCCCGTGCCGCCGAAAGCGTGCTGTTGTTGCCCGACGCGCCCGAAGCCTGTGCGATCGGCATGGCGCCGACCACCTCGACCACAATGGCGATGGCGCTGGGGGATGCGTTGGCGGTGGCGATGATGCAGCACCGGGGCTTTGGCCGCGAAAGCTTTGCCGCCTTTCATCCCGGTGGCACGCTGGGGGCGCAATTGCTGCGCGTTTCGGCGGTGATGCACAAGGGCGACGAACTGCCCGTCGTGCACGAAACCACCGCGATGAGCGATGTTCTTCTGACGATGAGCCAAAAGGGCTTTGGCGTGGCGGCACTGGTTCAGGGCGACAAGCTGGCCGGGATCATCACCGACGGCGATTTGCGCCGCAACATGGACGGGCTGATGGACCGCACCGCCGGGCAGGTCGCCACCCGCACGCCGCTTGTCACCCGCCCCGACACCCTTTTGACAGAAGCCCTCGGAGTCATGAACATGTCCAAACGCACCGTCCTTCTGGTGGTCGAAGAGGGCCACAAACTGGTTGGTCTTCTGCATATCCACGACGCTTTGCGCGCAGGTGTCGCATGA
- a CDS encoding asparagine synthetase B family protein, which translates to MSKFSITSIPTDQDYAFSRAGLAHYLRLGFLPAPYSVFSNELLVNDYGQGFSETADPKKPGFHRDLRQFVGVRRYESDPKFDEAKALDLIEQNLLDCVARDTEGYDRIFLMISGGKDSLSVAWALRELNKSVTLLHCTNRGREDETADVKVAAEKLGFDVHFLPDNIHDVDPILKARAGKLSAPIADIAFFSYVCAVAKIIQILDETQEGKAILLDGMGNDAYMGHICGAREKKLVRLPHLPFLSEGMVSLAYGHNFGHYALETLFKPREERQFSGAGFAVGGKPIAPQTPQIFQQYQDHPEERRALMRGGIFDVDCCMRKGVLAAELDDRIDIAFPFFDASWIGIYEQFPTEVMFDYDASFNKKLLRTFLKRSGVSSEFVFSQKGSFRFNLDQVSEVYQPSAVVIDLLAQMGIGKRSVEKLAQQGKDNFVAAQKYGMLYALDRFLQARDLPAGMARNEPLAITYGV; encoded by the coding sequence ATGTCCAAATTCTCGATCACCAGCATTCCCACCGATCAAGACTATGCGTTCTCACGGGCCGGTCTTGCACATTATCTGCGTTTGGGGTTCCTTCCGGCGCCCTATTCGGTGTTTTCCAACGAACTTCTGGTGAACGACTACGGGCAGGGGTTTTCCGAAACCGCCGACCCGAAAAAGCCGGGCTTTCACCGGGACCTGCGCCAGTTCGTCGGGGTGCGCCGCTATGAAAGCGATCCGAAATTCGACGAGGCCAAGGCGCTGGACCTGATCGAACAGAACCTGCTGGATTGCGTCGCCCGCGACACCGAAGGCTATGACCGGATCTTTCTGATGATCAGCGGCGGCAAGGATTCGCTGTCGGTGGCCTGGGCTTTGCGCGAATTGAACAAATCGGTGACCTTGCTGCATTGCACCAACCGAGGCCGCGAAGATGAAACCGCCGACGTCAAGGTGGCGGCGGAAAAGCTGGGCTTTGACGTGCATTTCCTGCCCGACAACATCCACGATGTGGACCCGATCCTGAAGGCCCGCGCCGGCAAGCTTTCGGCGCCGATCGCCGATATCGCGTTCTTTTCGTATGTCTGTGCGGTCGCCAAGATCATCCAGATCCTGGACGAGACGCAGGAAGGCAAGGCCATCTTGCTCGATGGCATGGGCAACGATGCCTATATGGGCCACATCTGCGGCGCCCGCGAGAAAAAGCTGGTGCGCCTGCCGCATCTGCCCTTCCTTTCCGAAGGCATGGTGTCCTTGGCCTATGGTCACAACTTTGGGCACTACGCGCTGGAAACCCTGTTCAAGCCCCGCGAAGAGCGGCAGTTCAGCGGCGCCGGCTTTGCCGTGGGCGGCAAACCGATTGCCCCGCAGACCCCGCAGATCTTTCAGCAATACCAGGATCACCCCGAAGAACGCCGCGCGCTGATGCGGGGCGGGATTTTCGACGTCGACTGCTGCATGCGCAAAGGCGTTCTGGCCGCCGAGCTGGACGACCGTATCGACATCGCCTTTCCGTTCTTTGACGCATCCTGGATCGGCATCTACGAACAATTCCCGACCGAGGTGATGTTCGACTATGATGCCTCGTTCAACAAAAAGCTGCTCCGGACCTTCCTGAAACGCAGCGGCGTGTCGTCGGAATTCGTCTTTTCGCAAAAGGGGTCGTTCCGCTTCAACCTGGATCAGGTCAGCGAGGTCTACCAGCCGTCGGCGGTCGTGATCGACCTGCTTGCGCAGATGGGCATCGGCAAGCGCAGCGTCGAAAAGCTGGCGCAGCAGGGCAAGGACAACTTTGTTGCGGCGCAGAAATACGGCATGCTGTATGCGCTGGACCGGTTCTTGCAGGCACGCGACCTGCCCGCCGGCATGGCCAGGAACGAACCGCTGGCGATCACCTACGGCGTCTAA
- a CDS encoding EpsG family protein, protein MSAIGRRTTLFSWIAMVLFTIVLSVFIGLRFEVGKDWHQYVYLYDLLGSMSLGEALMTTDSGYALMNWIFGQQDMGPNSVFLVCAIILSVGIFLFAKETPYPWMAIAVAIPHIVTVMAMDHVRQATAVGFILIGLAYLARDRVWPFLICVLLGAMFHRTSIIVFAFGMVLISKNKFLIYPIFAAAGAVMFQSLLSDRLDLYSSRYIESEFYGSRGALLRLLLNAMPAVGFLVFRKRMVMNPKYLKVMTYMAWTSILLVVILPLSPSPVIIDRLGKYFLPVQMLFFPYFLSIFRGYGVRCAIAAVMTFYLFFTQVYWLSKSPLAQDYWMPYQNLSF, encoded by the coding sequence ATGTCGGCCATAGGACGGCGAACAACCCTGTTCAGCTGGATTGCCATGGTGCTGTTCACCATAGTGCTGTCGGTGTTCATCGGGCTGCGCTTTGAGGTCGGCAAGGACTGGCATCAATACGTCTATCTGTACGACCTGCTTGGCAGCATGTCCCTTGGCGAAGCATTGATGACCACGGATTCAGGCTATGCCCTGATGAACTGGATTTTCGGCCAGCAGGACATGGGGCCGAATTCCGTCTTTCTGGTCTGCGCCATTATCCTGTCGGTGGGCATCTTCCTCTTTGCCAAGGAAACGCCCTATCCCTGGATGGCGATTGCGGTAGCGATCCCCCATATCGTCACCGTGATGGCCATGGACCACGTGCGGCAGGCGACGGCTGTCGGCTTTATCCTGATCGGTCTGGCCTATCTGGCGCGCGACCGAGTTTGGCCGTTTCTGATCTGTGTTCTGCTTGGGGCGATGTTCCACCGCACCTCGATCATCGTCTTTGCCTTTGGCATGGTGCTGATCTCGAAGAACAAGTTCCTGATCTACCCGATCTTTGCCGCAGCGGGCGCGGTGATGTTCCAGTCGCTGCTGTCGGACCGGCTGGACCTGTATTCGTCGCGCTACATCGAATCCGAGTTCTACGGTTCGCGCGGCGCCCTGTTGCGGTTGTTGCTGAACGCCATGCCGGCGGTGGGCTTTTTGGTCTTTCGCAAACGCATGGTGATGAACCCCAAGTACCTAAAGGTCATGACCTACATGGCCTGGACGTCGATCCTGCTGGTGGTCATCCTGCCGCTGTCGCCGTCACCGGTGATCATCGACCGGCTGGGCAAGTACTTCTTGCCGGTGCAAATGCTGTTCTTTCCATACTTCCTGTCGATTTTCCGGGGCTACGGCGTGCGTTGCGCAATCGCCGCGGTCATGACGTTTTACCTGTTCTTCACGCAGGTCTATTGGCTTTCCAAAAGCCCTTTGGCACAGGACTACTGGATGCCTTATCAAAATTTGAGTTTCTGA
- a CDS encoding UDP-glucose dehydrogenase family protein, with translation MKIAMIGTGYVGLVSGVCFSDFGHEVVCVDKDPRKIEMLEAGQVPIYEPGLDTLMHKNVEAGRLSFTLDLASAIDGADAVFIAVGTPTRRGDGHADLTYVMAAAEEIARTAKDYVVIVTKSTVPVGTNRKVKEVVAAANPALDFDVASNPEFLREGAAIDDFMKPDRVVVGVETERAAKVMEDIYRPLYLRDFPIVTTDLESAEMIKYAANAFLATKITFINEIAALCEKVGADVKSVSKGMGMDGRIGNKFLHAGPGYGGSCFPKDTKALARIGQEHATPISIVETVIKVNEEVKRRMIDKLLDLCGGSFNGKTVAVLGVTFKPNTDDMRDAPSLTIVPALVGGGAVVRACDPQGRREGEHLLPGVDWIEDPYAAARGADLLVILTEWNEFRALDLPRLASSMTTPHMADLRNIYDRDDAKNAGFTAYDGIGR, from the coding sequence ATGAAGATAGCGATGATTGGCACGGGTTACGTTGGCCTTGTTTCGGGCGTGTGTTTTTCGGATTTCGGGCACGAAGTGGTCTGCGTCGACAAGGACCCGCGCAAGATCGAGATGCTCGAAGCCGGCCAGGTGCCGATCTACGAGCCCGGCCTTGATACCCTGATGCACAAGAACGTCGAGGCGGGCCGGCTGTCCTTTACGCTGGACCTGGCCAGCGCCATCGACGGCGCCGATGCGGTGTTCATCGCCGTCGGCACGCCGACGCGGCGCGGGGATGGCCACGCGGACCTGACCTATGTCATGGCCGCCGCCGAGGAAATCGCCCGCACGGCCAAGGATTACGTGGTGATCGTCACCAAATCCACCGTCCCCGTCGGCACCAACCGCAAGGTCAAGGAGGTCGTCGCCGCCGCCAATCCGGCGCTTGATTTCGACGTCGCCAGCAACCCCGAATTCCTGCGCGAAGGCGCCGCGATCGACGATTTCATGAAGCCCGACCGCGTGGTCGTCGGCGTCGAAACCGAGCGCGCGGCCAAGGTCATGGAAGACATCTATCGCCCGCTGTACCTGCGTGATTTCCCGATCGTCACCACCGATCTGGAATCGGCCGAGATGATCAAATACGCCGCGAACGCGTTCCTCGCGACCAAGATCACCTTCATCAACGAAATCGCCGCGCTGTGCGAAAAGGTCGGCGCGGATGTGAAATCGGTGTCCAAGGGCATGGGCATGGACGGGCGCATCGGGAACAAGTTCCTGCATGCGGGCCCGGGCTATGGCGGGTCGTGTTTCCCCAAGGATACCAAGGCGTTGGCCCGTATCGGCCAGGAACACGCGACGCCGATTTCCATCGTCGAGACGGTGATCAAGGTCAACGAAGAGGTCAAGCGCCGGATGATCGACAAGCTGCTGGACCTGTGCGGCGGCAGCTTCAACGGCAAGACGGTGGCGGTGCTGGGCGTGACCTTCAAGCCGAACACCGACGACATGCGCGACGCGCCGTCGCTGACGATCGTGCCGGCGCTGGTGGGTGGTGGGGCGGTTGTGCGCGCCTGCGATCCGCAAGGCCGCCGCGAAGGCGAGCACCTGCTGCCCGGCGTCGACTGGATCGAAGACCCCTACGCCGCTGCGCGCGGGGCTGACCTGTTGGTGATCCTGACGGAATGGAACGAATTCCGCGCCCTTGACCTGCCCCGCCTGGCCAGCAGCATGACCACCCCCCACATGGCCGACCTGCGCAACATCTACGACCGCGACGACGCCAAAAACGCCGGATTCACCGCATACGACGGGATCGGGCGATGA
- a CDS encoding oligosaccharide flippase family protein, with amino-acid sequence MIRKLWKARQGLTVLGLKGAEALFGAAMTIALARLLGAETFGIFAFGLATTTLLAIPIKNGASTLVTKSVAVANRENDPGDAGPLLDTGIRVALVYSCAIAGLLFAYLSFDKTPSAFTGSVAMFSLGLPFLCLIGLLEGVLRGSFKPTAAILVGTVFIPSLVLCVLFLWPQLVVADGWKSAAKVYVGSAVCVFLVTVIWTLPLLKGLFPVPSAQRVGWKTWSVAAFPFVIVSGLLIFNRQIDVILLGLLSGEREAGIYRIAAQAAVLVTFGVQAIGHLYAPHLAAADTRTEPHKIAVYLKKSIAFSMLFGVTALLGLIVWGDDIIRLLAGEEYLPGYPIMLMLCAANLAVALNGATSQALFMQGHQTKAAWVFAAAAVWTVIANVTLIPLYGMIGAAIATSSAIVLWSLGLRVLACRVWGLSFMTLAVPNRAEP; translated from the coding sequence ATGATCCGGAAACTCTGGAAGGCACGTCAGGGCCTGACCGTTCTGGGCCTCAAAGGCGCCGAGGCGCTTTTCGGTGCCGCCATGACCATCGCGCTTGCCCGTTTGCTGGGTGCCGAAACCTTTGGCATCTTTGCCTTTGGTCTGGCCACCACGACCCTGCTGGCGATTCCGATCAAGAACGGTGCATCGACCCTGGTCACCAAAAGCGTCGCGGTCGCAAATCGCGAAAACGATCCCGGCGACGCCGGGCCGCTGCTGGATACCGGGATACGGGTTGCGCTGGTCTATTCCTGCGCCATTGCGGGGCTGCTGTTTGCCTATCTGAGCTTTGACAAGACACCCAGCGCCTTTACGGGCAGTGTCGCCATGTTTTCGCTGGGGCTGCCGTTCCTGTGCCTGATCGGCCTGCTCGAAGGCGTCTTGCGCGGCAGTTTCAAACCCACAGCAGCCATCCTTGTCGGCACCGTGTTCATTCCGTCGCTGGTGCTGTGCGTGTTGTTCCTGTGGCCGCAGCTGGTTGTCGCGGATGGCTGGAAAAGCGCGGCCAAGGTCTATGTCGGCAGCGCCGTCTGCGTGTTCCTGGTGACGGTGATCTGGACGCTGCCCCTGCTGAAGGGGTTGTTTCCGGTGCCCTCGGCGCAGCGTGTGGGCTGGAAAACCTGGTCGGTCGCGGCCTTTCCCTTTGTCATCGTGTCCGGCCTTTTGATCTTTAACCGGCAGATCGACGTGATCCTGCTGGGGCTTTTGTCGGGCGAACGCGAGGCCGGCATCTACCGCATCGCCGCGCAGGCGGCCGTGCTGGTCACCTTCGGGGTTCAGGCCATCGGCCATCTGTACGCGCCGCACCTTGCCGCCGCCGACACAAGGACCGAGCCGCACAAGATCGCCGTCTACCTCAAGAAAAGCATCGCCTTTTCGATGTTGTTTGGAGTCACCGCCCTGCTTGGGCTGATCGTCTGGGGCGACGACATCATCCGCCTTCTGGCCGGCGAGGAATACCTGCCGGGCTATCCGATCATGTTGATGCTTTGCGCCGCAAACCTGGCCGTGGCCCTGAACGGCGCAACGTCGCAGGCACTGTTCATGCAGGGCCACCAGACCAAGGCGGCCTGGGTCTTTGCCGCCGCCGCCGTCTGGACCGTCATTGCCAATGTGACCCTGATTCCGCTGTACGGAATGATCGGCGCCGCCATCGCCACGTCTTCGGCCATCGTGCTGTGGTCGCTGGGGCTTCGTGTTCTGGCTTGTCGCGTCTGGGGGTTGTCCTTTATGACATTGGCCGTTCCAAACCGCGCCGAGCCTTAG
- a CDS encoding SDR family NAD(P)-dependent oxidoreductase, with the protein MKRAFITGSAGFIGFHLANLLLQEGWEVHGYDGMTDYYDVALKQRRHEILSENPNFHATEAMLEDAQALSAAVAKARPNVIVHLAAQAGVRYSIDNPRAYLESNIVGTFNLMEAALAVRPDHLLMASTSSVFGANTEMPYSELHKADTQMSFYAATKKANEAMAHSWAHIHKLPTTMFRFFTVYGPWGRPDMALFKFTKAILADQPIDVYNHGNMFRDFTYVEDLVKGIRLLMDAVPGGPESAVEGDSLSPVAPYRVVNIGNSNKVRLEDFIDAIEAAIGKKAIRNYMDMQPGDVAATWADASVLQKLTGYKPQTDVTEGVARFVEWYQSYYNAS; encoded by the coding sequence ATGAAGCGCGCCTTTATCACCGGCTCGGCCGGGTTCATCGGGTTCCATCTGGCAAACCTGCTGTTGCAGGAAGGCTGGGAGGTGCATGGCTATGACGGGATGACGGATTACTATGACGTCGCCCTCAAGCAGCGCCGCCATGAAATCCTGTCGGAAAATCCCAATTTCCACGCCACCGAAGCAATGCTGGAAGACGCGCAGGCGCTGAGCGCCGCCGTCGCCAAGGCCCGCCCCAATGTCATCGTGCACCTGGCTGCCCAGGCCGGGGTGCGCTATTCCATCGACAATCCGCGCGCCTACCTTGAATCCAACATCGTCGGCACCTTCAACCTGATGGAGGCCGCGCTTGCCGTGCGCCCCGATCATCTGTTGATGGCCTCGACCAGTTCGGTCTTTGGCGCGAATACCGAAATGCCCTATTCCGAGCTGCACAAGGCGGACACGCAGATGTCCTTTTATGCCGCCACGAAAAAGGCGAACGAGGCGATGGCCCATTCCTGGGCGCATATCCACAAGCTGCCCACCACCATGTTCCGGTTCTTTACCGTTTATGGCCCCTGGGGGCGCCCCGACATGGCGCTGTTCAAGTTCACCAAGGCGATCCTGGCCGATCAGCCGATCGACGTTTACAACCACGGCAACATGTTCCGCGACTTTACCTATGTCGAGGACCTGGTCAAAGGCATCCGCCTGTTGATGGACGCTGTGCCCGGTGGCCCCGAAAGTGCCGTCGAGGGCGACAGCCTGTCGCCGGTGGCCCCCTACCGCGTCGTGAACATCGGTAATTCCAACAAGGTCCGCCTTGAGGATTTCATTGACGCCATCGAAGCCGCGATCGGCAAGAAGGCGATCCGCAACTACATGGACATGCAGCCCGGCGACGTCGCTGCCACCTGGGCCGATGCCAGCGTGTTGCAAAAGCTGACCGGGTACAAACCACAGACCGACGTCACCGAAGGGGTCGCGCGTTTCGTGGAGTGGTATCAGTCGTACTACAACGCATCATGA
- a CDS encoding glycosyltransferase family 4 protein, which translates to MHILLLANSSFKLVNFRAGLIQRLLEEGHQLTAVAPRDAHSDQLEAWGLRYVDLPMNATGTSPIKELGLLLRIARIIRRERPDAILGYTIKPNIYGALSARLTGIPFLPNVTGLGTAFDHDGFFSRLIKTLYRAAFRRCPRVFLQNPEDRDVFLHAGLIAPEQAFLLPGSGVDLKAFSTEPLPGKGGQQTFLLVARMLREKGVIEFVEAARKVAKTHPQARFLLLGPFGEGKAGGLERDEIAALTADGVVEHLGAVKDVRPALSQADCVVLPSYYREGTPRSLLEAAAKGRPIITTHMPGCKDVVEPGKNGYLVNPRDSDSLAEAMTQFLDLDDDARVEMGKASRSRMETRFDEQIVIDAYLEALTLPLHK; encoded by the coding sequence ATGCATATTCTTCTGCTGGCCAACTCCAGCTTCAAGCTGGTCAATTTTCGCGCCGGGCTTATTCAACGGTTGCTTGAAGAGGGGCACCAACTGACCGCCGTGGCCCCCCGCGACGCCCATTCCGACCAGTTGGAAGCCTGGGGCCTGCGCTATGTCGATCTGCCGATGAACGCGACGGGCACCTCGCCGATCAAGGAGCTGGGGTTGCTGCTGCGCATTGCCCGGATCATCCGGCGCGAACGCCCCGACGCGATCCTTGGCTACACGATCAAGCCGAACATCTATGGCGCCCTATCGGCGCGCCTGACCGGCATTCCCTTTTTGCCCAACGTGACCGGCCTCGGCACCGCCTTCGATCACGACGGTTTTTTCTCGCGGTTGATCAAGACGCTGTATCGCGCTGCCTTTCGGCGTTGCCCGCGCGTGTTCCTGCAAAACCCCGAAGACCGCGACGTGTTCCTGCATGCCGGGTTGATCGCCCCGGAGCAGGCGTTCCTGCTGCCCGGTTCGGGTGTCGACCTAAAGGCGTTTTCCACAGAGCCGCTTCCGGGCAAAGGCGGGCAGCAGACCTTTCTTCTGGTTGCCCGGATGCTGCGCGAAAAGGGCGTGATCGAATTTGTCGAGGCCGCGCGCAAGGTCGCCAAGACCCATCCGCAGGCGCGCTTTCTTCTTCTTGGTCCGTTCGGAGAGGGCAAGGCCGGCGGGCTTGAGCGGGATGAAATCGCCGCGCTGACCGCCGATGGCGTCGTTGAGCACCTGGGCGCGGTCAAGGACGTGCGCCCGGCGCTGTCCCAGGCCGATTGCGTCGTCTTGCCGTCCTATTACCGCGAAGGCACCCCGCGGTCGCTGCTCGAGGCCGCCGCCAAGGGCCGCCCGATCATCACGACCCACATGCCCGGCTGCAAGGACGTGGTCGAACCGGGCAAGAACGGATACCTGGTCAATCCCCGCGATTCCGACTCGTTGGCCGAGGCAATGACCCAGTTCCTGGACCTGGACGATGACGCCCGTGTCGAAATGGGCAAGGCATCCAGAAGCCGGATGGAAACCCGATTCGACGAACAGATCGTGATCGACGCCTATCTTGAGGCGCTGACCCTGCCTCTCCACAAATAG